Proteins encoded together in one Rossellomorea sp. y25 window:
- a CDS encoding glutamate synthase subunit beta, with protein MGKPTGFMEYKRQTLDERNPAERTKDWNDYTSPLSEEEVKKQGARCMDCGVPTCQSGMEINGATTGCPVYHLIPEWNDLVYQGQWKEALKREHQMNNFPEFTGFACPAPCEGACVLGINEPPVAIRTVERSIIEKGFEEGWVIPEPPEHRTGKRVAVVGSGPAGLASAAQLNKAGHLVTVFEKNDRVGGLLTYGIPEMKLPYSVVKRRVDILEEEGIEFVTNTEVGKDYTVENLRENFDAVILCGGAAVHRNIQVEGRDLKGVHYAMEFLHSNTKSLLDSNLEDGNYISAEGKDVIVIGGGDTGTDCLATSVRHNCKSLTQFDIYDKKGAMRDEVGNPWPQYPVIHRVEYGQKEAAEVLGEDPRAYAVMTKKFVGDEHGHIKEVHTINVKLRYDEDGNKIRDEIPGTEKVWPADLVLLAIGFSGPEQDLIKELEVETNSNSTVKAEYGKYLTNVDGVFAAGDMRRGQSLIVWAINEGREAARECDRYLMGGTELP; from the coding sequence ATGGGAAAGCCAACTGGATTCATGGAATATAAAAGACAAACATTAGATGAAAGAAATCCAGCTGAACGAACGAAGGATTGGAACGACTACACCTCTCCTCTTTCGGAAGAAGAAGTCAAGAAACAGGGGGCGCGCTGTATGGATTGCGGCGTTCCTACCTGTCAGTCTGGAATGGAAATCAACGGAGCGACAACTGGTTGCCCCGTTTATCACTTAATACCGGAATGGAACGACCTTGTGTACCAGGGACAATGGAAAGAAGCCCTAAAGCGTGAACATCAGATGAACAACTTCCCGGAATTCACCGGTTTTGCTTGTCCGGCACCATGTGAAGGAGCATGCGTACTCGGGATCAATGAGCCGCCTGTGGCGATCAGAACAGTGGAACGTTCGATTATTGAAAAAGGGTTTGAAGAAGGCTGGGTCATTCCTGAACCACCTGAACACCGCACAGGTAAACGAGTGGCGGTCGTGGGTTCAGGTCCTGCAGGATTAGCCTCTGCTGCTCAATTGAATAAAGCAGGCCACCTTGTGACTGTTTTTGAAAAAAATGATCGTGTAGGCGGACTATTAACATATGGCATTCCGGAAATGAAATTGCCTTATTCAGTTGTTAAGCGTCGCGTTGATATTTTAGAGGAAGAGGGCATTGAATTCGTTACGAATACGGAGGTCGGGAAAGACTACACAGTGGAAAATCTGCGTGAAAACTTTGACGCAGTCATACTTTGCGGAGGTGCAGCCGTCCATCGTAACATCCAAGTTGAAGGACGTGATTTAAAAGGCGTTCATTACGCAATGGAATTCCTTCATTCGAATACAAAAAGCCTGTTGGATTCCAACCTGGAAGACGGAAATTATATTTCTGCTGAAGGGAAAGACGTCATCGTCATCGGTGGTGGGGATACAGGCACAGACTGTTTAGCCACTTCTGTAAGACATAACTGTAAAAGCCTCACTCAGTTTGATATCTACGATAAAAAGGGTGCCATGCGGGATGAAGTCGGCAACCCATGGCCGCAATACCCGGTCATTCACCGGGTGGAGTACGGTCAAAAAGAAGCAGCTGAAGTACTTGGAGAAGATCCACGTGCATACGCTGTCATGACCAAGAAGTTTGTCGGTGACGAACATGGTCATATCAAAGAAGTTCATACGATCAATGTAAAGCTTCGTTATGATGAAGATGGAAACAAAATCCGAGATGAAATTCCTGGAACTGAAAAAGTATGGCCGGCAGATCTTGTCCTTCTGGCAATCGGATTCAGTGGTCCGGAACAAGACCTGATCAAGGAACTTGAAGTCGAAACAAACAGCAATTCCACCGTTAAAGCAGAGTACGGCAAATACCTGACCAACGTCGATGGAGTCTTCGCTGCAGGAGACATGCGCCGAGGCCAAAGCCTCATCGTCTGGGCCATCAACGAAGGCCGTGAAGCAGCACGCGAATGCGACCGCTACCTCATGGGTGGAACTGAATTACCTTAA
- the nagE gene encoding N-acetylglucosamine-specific PTS transporter subunit IIBC — protein sequence MMKYLQRIGRSLMLPVAVLPAAAILMGIGYWIDPTGWGADSPIAAFLIKAGASIIDNMSILFAVGVALGMAKTKDGSAALSGLVAYLVITTLLSTDSVALLQGVDAAAVNPAFEKIGNQFVGILSGIVAAAMYNRFSHVKLPDALAFFSGKRLVPIMSAIAMLVVSGVMLFVWPVIYTALVSFGKEISGLGFTGAGLYGFFNRLLIPTGLHHALNSVFWFDVAGINDIGNFWSGNGEKGVTGMYQAGFFPVMMFGLPAAGLAIYHAAKPNKKKLVASLMLAAGFASFFTGVTEPLEFAFMFVAPALYVAHAVLTGLSLAIASFFQWTAGFGFSAGFVDFVLSSRLPLANLPYMLLIQGVVFALLYYFLFRFMIAKFNLMTPGREEDNEEVVVENATVHTQSEKFAVMAEEIYTGLGGDENVTSVDNCITRLRVEVKDMDAVDQGRIKATGVPGLHVVGENSIQVIVGTSVQFVADEIEKIRG from the coding sequence ATGATGAAATATCTTCAGCGTATTGGTCGTTCGTTAATGCTTCCGGTTGCCGTTTTGCCGGCTGCAGCGATTTTGATGGGGATTGGGTATTGGATCGATCCAACCGGCTGGGGGGCGGATAGTCCGATTGCCGCTTTTTTAATTAAGGCTGGCGCTTCGATCATAGATAATATGTCGATTCTATTTGCAGTCGGTGTAGCATTGGGTATGGCCAAAACAAAGGATGGATCTGCAGCACTGAGCGGGTTGGTCGCTTATCTCGTGATTACGACACTCCTTTCAACGGACTCAGTTGCACTGCTTCAAGGTGTGGATGCCGCAGCAGTCAATCCTGCATTTGAGAAAATCGGTAATCAGTTTGTCGGGATTCTGTCAGGGATCGTTGCGGCAGCTATGTACAATCGCTTCAGTCACGTGAAGCTTCCGGATGCCCTTGCCTTTTTTAGCGGAAAACGATTGGTTCCGATCATGTCGGCGATTGCCATGCTGGTTGTATCAGGCGTGATGCTGTTTGTTTGGCCGGTCATCTACACTGCCCTGGTTTCATTCGGGAAGGAAATCAGTGGGCTCGGCTTCACGGGTGCTGGTCTATATGGATTCTTTAATCGATTATTAATTCCTACTGGATTGCATCATGCCTTGAATTCCGTGTTTTGGTTCGACGTTGCCGGTATTAATGATATCGGGAACTTCTGGTCAGGTAACGGTGAAAAAGGTGTGACGGGTATGTATCAGGCTGGGTTCTTCCCGGTTATGATGTTTGGTCTTCCTGCAGCGGGACTTGCCATCTATCATGCTGCAAAACCAAATAAGAAGAAGCTGGTGGCGTCACTTATGCTGGCAGCTGGTTTTGCTTCCTTTTTCACAGGGGTGACTGAGCCTCTTGAGTTTGCCTTTATGTTCGTGGCACCTGCCCTTTATGTAGCACATGCTGTGTTGACAGGGTTATCCTTGGCGATTGCCTCCTTCTTTCAATGGACGGCCGGGTTCGGGTTCAGCGCAGGGTTCGTCGATTTTGTCCTGAGCTCAAGACTTCCGTTAGCGAATCTTCCGTACATGCTGCTCATACAAGGTGTCGTATTTGCCCTTCTCTACTATTTCTTGTTCCGCTTCATGATCGCGAAATTCAATCTTATGACTCCAGGGCGTGAAGAGGATAATGAAGAAGTAGTAGTGGAGAATGCAACAGTGCATACTCAAAGCGAAAAGTTTGCCGTGATGGCAGAGGAAATCTATACAGGACTCGGCGGAGATGAAAATGTAACATCCGTAGATAACTGTATAACAAGATTGAGAGTGGAAGTAAAGGACATGGATGCCGTGGATCAGGGGCGGATCAAAGCGACAGGGGTTCCGGGCCTCCATGTGGTTGGGGAAAATAGCATTCAAGTGATTGTCGGGACGTCGGTGCAATTTGTGGCTGATGAGATTGAGAAGATTCGAGGGTAG
- a CDS encoding DUF2161 family putative PD-(D/E)XK-type phosphodiesterase — protein MKKLKESDLYQPIQKHFHKQGYQVNGEVNDCDVTAFKEEELVIVELKLSLNVELLIQATKRQRLTDLVYIAIPKPKRPRSKRWNDVCHLVRRLELGLITVSFTTKTPKLDFVIHPEAFDRKKSMKNSKRKRAALVKEIEGRSADYNVGGSNKTKIMTAYKENCIQIACYLEKHGPMSPRNLAKLGTGTKTPSILQKNYYRWFERVKRGVYQITEQGKKELEKYPELVSYYSKKLEEQ, from the coding sequence ATGAAGAAACTTAAAGAATCGGATCTCTATCAACCGATCCAAAAACATTTTCATAAACAGGGATACCAGGTGAACGGCGAAGTGAACGATTGTGATGTGACTGCTTTTAAAGAAGAAGAACTTGTGATTGTGGAATTGAAGCTTTCATTGAATGTCGAGCTTCTTATTCAAGCGACAAAGCGGCAGAGACTCACAGACCTGGTGTACATTGCGATCCCGAAACCAAAGCGTCCCCGGTCAAAGCGGTGGAATGATGTCTGCCACTTGGTTCGCAGATTGGAGCTCGGTCTGATCACCGTTTCATTTACGACGAAAACGCCAAAACTTGATTTTGTCATTCATCCAGAAGCCTTTGACCGGAAAAAGAGTATGAAGAACAGTAAGCGGAAACGGGCGGCGCTTGTAAAAGAAATCGAAGGGCGCAGTGCAGATTACAATGTAGGCGGCAGCAATAAGACGAAAATCATGACGGCTTACAAGGAAAACTGCATTCAGATCGCCTGTTACTTGGAAAAACACGGGCCCATGTCACCGAGGAACTTAGCCAAGCTGGGCACGGGTACGAAAACCCCATCCATTCTTCAGAAGAATTATTACCGCTGGTTTGAGCGGGTGAAAAGGGGAGTTTACCAGATAACGGAGCAAGGAAAAAAAGAGCTTGAAAAGTATCCCGAACTCGTAAGCTATTACTCAAAGAAATTAGAAGAACAATAG
- the shc gene encoding squalene--hopene cyclase yields the protein MKKKIESTIHKMVSDLQHKQNADGSWSFCFENSLMTDAYMIILLRSLEMDDEELVGRLVNRLWKVQTREGTWKLFEDEKEGNLSSTIEAYFALLFSGLVEKDDKRLEKAQRFIEKKGGIHGAHSITKFMLAIHGQYDWRHLLPIPIGFLMIPKQFPLNFWDFSSYARAHLAPLLLLKDQGFSLKSNSIPQMQHLSRSPHEVRYSERELKLFSKINEGLQSLISIPSHLHQQATQFAQQYMLQRIESDGTYLSYFSTTFYMIYALLALGYKKSDPIIVKAMSGLKEMACETKKGIHIQNSPSTVWDTALIGYALQEAGVDARDRSIDKAVEYLLKKQHFRYGDWAMESVVKPGGWGFSKSNSIHPDVDDTTAALRAITYWAAEKPLVRQSWDRGLEWTLGMQNRDGGWPAFEKNKTKGILTSFPMDGAEAAAIDPSTPDLTGRALEFLGSRAGLTKDHPQVKRGIQWLKLMQKDDGSWYGRWGVCYIYGTWAAITGMKATGVPSSDKHIQRAKAWLESIQHKDGGWGESCYSDQEKTYVPLSFSTPSQTAWALESLICIEDKPTPAIDLGIMALLELIKGASDDSSKTYPTGVGLPGHFYIHYHSYRWIWPLITLSRYNEKYG from the coding sequence ATGAAAAAGAAGATTGAGAGTACGATTCATAAAATGGTGAGTGATCTTCAGCATAAACAAAATGCAGACGGAAGCTGGTCCTTCTGCTTTGAAAATAGCTTGATGACCGATGCGTATATGATCATTCTCCTGCGTTCCCTTGAGATGGATGATGAAGAGCTAGTGGGACGGTTGGTGAACCGCCTTTGGAAAGTGCAAACAAGGGAAGGGACATGGAAGCTTTTTGAGGATGAGAAGGAAGGAAATCTGTCTTCAACGATTGAGGCATACTTTGCTCTCTTATTTAGTGGGTTGGTGGAGAAGGATGACAAGAGACTGGAGAAAGCCCAGCGTTTCATAGAGAAAAAGGGTGGTATTCACGGGGCGCACTCGATTACGAAATTTATGCTTGCCATTCATGGACAATATGATTGGAGGCATTTGCTTCCGATTCCCATCGGGTTTTTAATGATTCCGAAGCAATTCCCCTTGAATTTCTGGGATTTCAGCAGCTATGCACGAGCTCATTTGGCACCGCTGCTGTTGCTGAAGGATCAGGGATTCTCATTAAAATCAAACAGCATTCCACAAATGCAGCATCTGTCCCGATCACCACATGAAGTAAGATACAGTGAAAGGGAGCTGAAATTATTTTCGAAAATCAACGAGGGCTTACAGTCCTTAATAAGTATTCCATCTCATTTGCATCAACAGGCCACACAATTTGCCCAGCAGTATATGCTGCAAAGAATTGAATCCGATGGGACGTATCTTAGTTATTTCAGCACAACGTTTTATATGATTTATGCACTGCTTGCTTTGGGATACAAAAAGAGTGACCCTATAATCGTAAAGGCAATGAGTGGATTAAAAGAGATGGCCTGCGAAACGAAGAAAGGCATTCATATTCAAAATTCACCCTCAACCGTGTGGGACACAGCCTTGATCGGCTATGCCCTTCAGGAGGCGGGGGTGGATGCACGGGACCGCTCCATAGACAAAGCGGTGGAGTACCTTCTCAAGAAACAACATTTCCGCTATGGGGATTGGGCGATGGAGAGCGTTGTGAAGCCTGGGGGCTGGGGCTTTTCAAAGAGCAACAGCATTCACCCTGATGTGGATGACACGACGGCGGCACTCAGGGCCATTACCTATTGGGCTGCTGAAAAACCACTTGTGCGGCAATCGTGGGACCGGGGGCTTGAATGGACACTTGGTATGCAGAACCGTGATGGAGGCTGGCCGGCTTTTGAAAAAAACAAGACGAAAGGAATCCTTACTTCATTTCCTATGGACGGGGCAGAGGCAGCGGCAATCGATCCATCAACCCCTGATCTAACAGGAAGAGCCCTGGAATTCCTGGGCAGCCGGGCAGGGTTGACAAAGGACCATCCTCAGGTGAAAAGAGGGATACAATGGCTGAAGCTGATGCAAAAGGACGATGGGTCCTGGTACGGGCGCTGGGGTGTCTGCTATATCTATGGAACATGGGCGGCCATCACGGGTATGAAAGCAACGGGTGTGCCGTCTTCTGATAAACATATCCAAAGAGCAAAAGCTTGGCTGGAAAGCATTCAACACAAAGACGGGGGCTGGGGAGAATCCTGTTACAGTGATCAGGAGAAGACATACGTACCTCTTTCCTTTTCTACCCCTTCACAAACAGCATGGGCACTGGAATCTCTCATCTGTATCGAAGACAAACCAACCCCGGCGATCGACTTGGGCATCATGGCTCTTCTCGAATTAATAAAAGGAGCATCAGATGACTCTTCCAAAACGTATCCAACGGGAGTCGGTCTTCCAGGACACTTCTATATACACTACCATAGCTACCGGTGGATATGGCCCCTGATTACACTCAGCCGGTACAATGAGAAATACGGGTGA
- a CDS encoding DUF3445 domain-containing protein produces the protein MVKVDSFPYPFKGDVYRYSNNSVPLEEQRSVEITSSYEEEIKLKRKLLTHHPERCFQSRPHTLKAQWEIAELVIQHLTTCYPQQFSLEKNDGKWTFHNHILNEQKTFKLGDESTLSLEPLDFIGRHVQEDLIFMMQRDGDLYLDAGQLCFPANWSLAFNSGMSFKEIHKPIPGFKEVGLDQRILRFLMHMEAGDPWVRRNWSLMAGDRLDTSLETFDQWGKDRRVVTGENVGAFVHLRVEVQKLFRLPGSNGLLFTIHTHLLSLDKFTRNPEWTEEFHRILQELPPPISDYKGISLFKEEVIEYLNEKRVIK, from the coding sequence ATGGTGAAAGTGGATTCGTTTCCTTATCCCTTTAAGGGGGATGTGTATCGGTATTCGAATAATTCGGTTCCTTTGGAGGAGCAGAGGAGTGTTGAGATTACCTCTTCTTATGAAGAAGAAATCAAGCTTAAACGGAAACTGCTTACGCATCATCCCGAACGGTGCTTTCAGTCCCGGCCGCATACCTTGAAAGCTCAATGGGAAATAGCAGAGCTGGTCATTCAACATCTTACTACGTGTTATCCTCAGCAGTTTTCCCTTGAAAAAAATGATGGAAAATGGACGTTCCACAACCACATTCTAAATGAACAAAAAACCTTTAAACTTGGGGATGAATCCACTTTATCATTGGAACCACTCGATTTTATCGGTCGACATGTACAAGAGGACCTGATTTTCATGATGCAGCGGGATGGGGATTTATATTTGGATGCGGGACAGCTTTGTTTTCCTGCTAATTGGTCCCTGGCTTTTAATTCAGGAATGAGTTTTAAAGAGATCCATAAGCCGATACCCGGTTTTAAAGAAGTAGGATTGGATCAACGAATTCTGAGGTTTTTAATGCATATGGAAGCAGGTGATCCTTGGGTCAGGCGGAATTGGTCGTTAATGGCGGGGGATCGGCTGGATACTTCTCTTGAGACCTTTGATCAGTGGGGGAAGGATAGAAGGGTAGTTACTGGAGAAAATGTCGGGGCATTCGTTCATTTGCGGGTAGAAGTGCAGAAACTGTTCCGTTTGCCTGGGTCAAACGGTTTACTGTTCACGATTCATACCCACCTCCTCTCACTGGATAAGTTCACTCGAAATCCGGAGTGGACCGAGGAATTTCACCGGATCCTGCAGGAGCTTCCACCACCTATCTCAGATTACAAAGGGATTTCCCTTTTTAAAGAAGAGGTTATTGAATACTTGAATGAAAAGCGGGTGATAAAGTGA
- a CDS encoding dimethylamine monooxygenase subunit DmmA family protein, translated as MKTETQPAFVPSKRKYLFCGDHKGMKRLTPIIKKVMKENVSFEVVYLGEKEETNISRWLRNQRMGSFLYIAMEWGKLEGLKHLAVECGFSEEEVQLIGHGIRMIEVFCCKCHQKTKIEGLGKLETICSHCHLKLSISDHYSPLRGSFLGYATLEMGSGQR; from the coding sequence GTGAAGACCGAGACACAGCCAGCGTTCGTACCAAGTAAACGAAAGTATTTATTTTGCGGTGATCATAAAGGGATGAAACGACTGACTCCTATCATAAAAAAAGTAATGAAGGAGAATGTCTCCTTTGAAGTGGTGTATCTTGGTGAAAAGGAAGAAACCAATATCTCACGGTGGTTGCGAAATCAGAGGATGGGCAGTTTTCTATATATAGCAATGGAGTGGGGTAAGCTGGAAGGTCTCAAGCACCTGGCTGTGGAATGTGGTTTTTCTGAAGAGGAAGTGCAGTTAATTGGTCACGGTATCAGAATGATCGAAGTTTTCTGTTGCAAATGTCATCAGAAAACAAAGATTGAGGGTTTGGGTAAACTCGAGACGATCTGTTCCCATTGTCACTTAAAGTTGTCCATTTCCGATCACTACTCTCCATTACGAGGGTCATTCCTCGGTTACGCTACCTTAGAAATGGGGAGTGGTCAAAGGTGA
- a CDS encoding PDR/VanB family oxidoreductase: MNLLKTIPVKVRSIHQETPHIKRFTLVHEHNESLPYFSGGSHITTYVELDGQTIARSYSLTNPPGQTAAYQIAIRLKETSQGGSMYWHERMKVGDTLRVGFPQNHFPLSFKAKHHVFYAAGIGITPYMSMMAELKEEGRTFELHYAVKSKEACPFYSFLTETFPEQAHFYFSKEKRLTDTTLWKHRIGTHVYFCGPPSFIEEFTRSALEIGYPPRSIHCERFTPPQTLTRRRFEVELTSGQTISVSEEETLLEALLELGIKAPYSCRAGRCGTCELNVIEGKVDHGDSFLSEEERNGHRSILTCVSRAQSGKLRIQL; the protein is encoded by the coding sequence GTGAATCTACTCAAAACCATCCCCGTAAAAGTCAGGTCCATTCATCAGGAAACCCCTCATATCAAGAGGTTTACTCTTGTTCATGAACATAACGAATCCCTTCCTTATTTTAGCGGGGGATCCCATATCACTACATATGTTGAGCTGGATGGACAAACCATTGCCAGGTCGTATTCCTTAACGAACCCACCTGGTCAAACAGCCGCCTATCAAATCGCCATCCGTCTAAAAGAAACGTCCCAGGGGGGATCTATGTATTGGCATGAACGGATGAAAGTGGGGGATACCTTACGAGTGGGATTTCCACAAAATCATTTCCCACTGAGTTTTAAAGCAAAACACCATGTATTCTATGCCGCGGGAATCGGTATCACCCCTTACATGTCCATGATGGCAGAGCTTAAGGAGGAGGGACGGACCTTCGAACTCCATTATGCAGTGAAATCGAAAGAGGCTTGCCCTTTCTACTCCTTTCTAACGGAAACCTTTCCTGAGCAGGCTCACTTTTATTTTTCAAAAGAAAAGAGGTTGACAGATACAACACTTTGGAAGCACAGAATAGGAACCCACGTTTACTTCTGTGGTCCACCTTCATTCATCGAAGAATTTACTAGAAGTGCCCTCGAAATCGGATATCCTCCGCGGAGTATTCATTGCGAGAGATTCACTCCTCCACAGACACTAACACGTCGAAGATTTGAAGTGGAGTTAACGAGTGGTCAAACCATTTCTGTGTCGGAAGAAGAGACTTTGTTAGAGGCACTGCTCGAGTTAGGGATCAAAGCTCCCTATTCCTGCCGGGCTGGGCGATGCGGAACATGTGAATTAAACGTGATAGAGGGAAAAGTCGATCATGGTGATTCTTTTTTGAGTGAGGAAGAACGGAATGGACACCGGTCGATTCTGACATGTGTATCGCGTGCCCAGTCTGGAAAGTTGCGAATTCAGTTGTGA
- a CDS encoding arylamine N-acetyltransferase, whose translation MTDLNTLFRKRIHYPPTGKITFQQLDTILEETAKSIPFENLCVIGNTFTDLTKENLMNKVLVKNEGGLCYELNSLFYLFLVENQFDASLVRGVVYDHDKEQYQTLGRTHVVILVTHNDSSYVIDTGFGGNLPLKTVPLSGEEVVSSNGQFRVKKADSPHGDYIFEMKLKHKHSEWRTGYAFDSRDHIKDVTQLNDIQTIIAKHSASPFNKHPLLTKRTDNGNVTLTDTSFTQWKDGEMTKEEIDHEEYKKLLNIWFE comes from the coding sequence ATTACCGATCTAAATACATTATTTCGCAAAAGAATACATTATCCACCCACAGGGAAAATAACCTTTCAACAATTAGATACCATTTTAGAAGAAACAGCTAAAAGCATCCCATTTGAAAATCTATGTGTTATTGGAAATACGTTCACTGATCTTACCAAAGAAAATCTAATGAATAAAGTGCTCGTGAAGAACGAAGGTGGTCTATGTTATGAATTGAATTCATTGTTTTATTTATTTTTGGTCGAAAATCAATTTGATGCATCTCTCGTTCGGGGAGTCGTTTACGATCATGATAAAGAGCAGTACCAGACGTTAGGAAGGACCCATGTGGTGATTTTAGTCACACACAACGATTCATCATATGTGATTGATACGGGATTTGGAGGAAATCTCCCGTTGAAAACAGTGCCATTATCGGGAGAAGAGGTCGTTTCTTCAAATGGTCAGTTTAGAGTTAAAAAGGCCGACAGTCCCCATGGAGATTATATTTTTGAAATGAAATTAAAGCATAAGCATTCGGAATGGAGAACCGGATATGCTTTCGATTCGCGTGATCACATAAAGGATGTCACTCAATTGAATGACATTCAAACGATTATTGCCAAACATTCAGCTTCCCCTTTCAACAAGCATCCATTGTTGACAAAAAGGACTGATAACGGGAATGTAACATTAACCGATACGTCCTTTACACAGTGGAAGGATGGAGAGATGACGAAAGAGGAAATTGATCATGAGGAATATAAAAAACTGCTGAACATCTGGTTTGAATAA
- a CDS encoding YuzF family protein — protein sequence MYSYYQPYDRNQGMNVNTSYTTLIDPFVVSRLQSVMGKMLIVETTKDTIRGELIEVQPDHIALKAGDSVFFVRIQQIVSIMPV from the coding sequence ATGTATAGCTATTATCAGCCTTATGATCGTAACCAGGGCATGAATGTAAATACTTCCTATACCACTTTGATTGATCCATTCGTCGTCAGCAGACTGCAGTCCGTCATGGGGAAAATGCTCATTGTGGAGACTACGAAAGACACGATTCGAGGCGAATTGATTGAGGTTCAACCAGATCATATCGCACTTAAAGCTGGTGACTCTGTATTTTTCGTGAGAATTCAACAAATCGTCTCCATTATGCCTGTTTAA